ACGAAAAAGAATTCACAGTAGAATTGAAATCTTATGAAAATAACTGGGATAATTTAATTGCATTTTACAGTAAAGATTGTGATGAGATGAAATTTTATCCATATATAAGAATAATATTCTCTAATGAAAAACCTAAAACAAGTTTTATTGAAACAGATAACAAAACCAAAATGGAATATTTTAAAGATGGGAGCGAATACTTCTATTTAGGAAAATACGACAAAGCATTAGAATATTATATACAATTATTAAGAGTTTTTGATAGAGAAGCTAATATTAGTCCTACTTTATTATATAGATCTTGTTTGTGTTATATAGAATTAGGTATGTATACACATGCTTATAAGTTATCAAATGAAGCAATTAAATTATATCCAAATCTTTCAGGTATGTATTATATTAAAGGTTTATTATATATGAAACTGTATGAATTGTTGAAGGCTAAAGATATGTTTGAGAACTGTTTAGAATTAAGTAAAACTTCCAATGATATATATCAAAAAGTGGGATGTTCTGACTATTTAGCTTTTTATTATTTAGGTGAAATAAATTATGAGGAAGAATACTATAAAAAAGCTTATAAATATTATATAGAAGCTGTCAAGATAAATCCTAGATATACTAAACCTTACAATAAAATTGTTGATATTTTACTAATAAATGATAAAGATTTAGGTTTTATAGAAGAATCTATATTAGATTTAAAACAATATAAATCAAAGCAAAATGTGCAATATGATTTAGTTGAAATATTAATTAAATTAAAAAAGTATAAAGAAGCTTATGAATTACTATCAAGAGTAAATGATAGAAGTGAAAAAGCTAATTATCTAAAAGGTCAAATCTTTATGGGAATGAAGAAGTATGATAAAGCAATAGATGTTTTTAATTCTATAAAGCAGGAAAAATATTTTAGAGATATACAGTTTGACATTATATTATGCCAAATATATTTAAAAAATATAGAAAGAGCTAAAGAAATATTATATAAAATAAGCTTTAATTACACAGATAAATCACTAATATATAGATTATTAATAAACAGTGTATTTGATCGAAATACTAAAATAACGAATAAAATATTGAAAGAATTACAAAAAAAGACATATGATATTTATGATGAGATTTTTTCACTTATAGAAAAAATATTATTAACTGCTGAGAGTGATATATTTGAAAAATGTTTATATATTATTGATTTTTTAGATAATACTGATGTTCTATTAAAATTAGGCAAAATATATTATAAACACCGGTTGTATCACATGGCATTAGCAGAATTTGTACGTTCAATAAAAGAATTTAACCGTATTGATAAAGAGGGACTTTATATGATGAAGAAGTGTTTAATTAAATTGGAAAAGTTATAGAAAATAAAACTTGACAGATAGATATAATGCCTATATAATTAACCTGAAGTTATTAAC
This region of Abyssisolibacter fermentans genomic DNA includes:
- a CDS encoding DNRLRE domain-containing protein, producing the protein MKELIIYPTKDATVNSDMPDDNFGEYYICFIGTFMKQCIYKSYLQFELPILSSNNEIKKVELNIYVMRNDNAEIKKEYKITRLSDSFEENLITYKNAQIATELEDVHFEIEDQLDQYIKIDITKLFSLSSNEKEFTVELKSYENNWDNLIAFYSKDCDEMKFYPYIRIIFSNEKPKTSFIETDNKTKMEYFKDGSEYFYLGKYDKALEYYIQLLRVFDREANISPTLLYRSCLCYIELGMYTHAYKLSNEAIKLYPNLSGMYYIKGLLYMKLYELLKAKDMFENCLELSKTSNDIYQKVGCSDYLAFYYLGEINYEEEYYKKAYKYYIEAVKINPRYTKPYNKIVDILLINDKDLGFIEESILDLKQYKSKQNVQYDLVEILIKLKKYKEAYELLSRVNDRSEKANYLKGQIFMGMKKYDKAIDVFNSIKQEKYFRDIQFDIILCQIYLKNIERAKEILYKISFNYTDKSLIYRLLINSVFDRNTKITNKILKELQKKTYDIYDEIFSLIEKILLTAESDIFEKCLYIIDFLDNTDVLLKLGKIYYKHRLYHMALAEFVRSIKEFNRIDKEGLYMMKKCLIKLEKL